A window of the Halichoerus grypus chromosome 2, mHalGry1.hap1.1, whole genome shotgun sequence genome harbors these coding sequences:
- the TRIM16 gene encoding tripartite motif-containing protein 16 — protein sequence MAELDLMAPGPLPGIAAHPLAAVSPDSGSSSPAEEEDMGSPGSSQEETEGQGSSSAGQGGPDVEGEAEILCDFCLGTGRVKAVKSCLTCMVNYCEEHLRPHQENSKLHSHQLTEPVKDRDLRTCPAHHSPLVAFCRPDGQCICQECGQDEHKGHASVSLDAARRDKEAELRDTQSELERKLRLNENAIARLQANHKSVLLSVSEVKVVAEEQFGELLAAMRKAQADVMLFLEEKEQAALSQANSIKTHLEHRSAQMEKSKHELERIAALSNTVLFLEEYCKFKNTEDSAFPSVYIGLKDKLSGIRRVITDSTVHLIQLLQNYKEKLQDFSKEEEYDISTQVSTVVERKYWTSKPEPSTRQQFLQYACDISFDPDTAHRYLRLQEDNRRVTNTTPWEHPYPDLPSRFVHWRQVLSQQSLYLHRYYFEVEISGAGTYVGLTCKGIDRKGEERNGCISGNNFSWSLHWNGKEFTAWHSDTETLLKASPFRRLGIYVDFLGGILSFYGVEPEAMTLIHKFECKFSEPVYPAFWLSKKENAIRIMDLGEEPEKPMAASAEAAP from the exons ATGGCTGAGTTGGATCTGATGGCTCCAGGACCACTGCCCGGGATCGCCGCTCACCCTCTGGCCGCTGTCAGCCCAGACTCTGGGTCGAGCAGCCCGGCTGAAGAAGAGGACATGGGCTCCCCGGGGAGCTCTCAGGAGGAGACGGAGGGACAGGGCAGCAGCTCTGCAGGGCAGGGGGGTCCTGACGTTGAGGGGGAGGCGGAGATCCTGTGTGATTTCTGCCTCGGGACCGGCAGGGTGAAGGCGGTGAAGTCCTGCCTGACCTGCATGGTGAATTACTGCGAGGAGCACCTGCGGCCTCACCAGGAGAACAGCAAACTGCACAGCCACCAGCTGACCGAGCCTGTGAAGGACCGGGACCTGCGCACCTGCCCTGCCCACCACAGCCCCCTGGTCGCCTTCTGCCGCCCCGACGGGCAGTGCATCTGCCAGGAGTGTGGCCAGGACGAGCACAAGGGCCACGCCTCGGTCTCCTTGGATGCTGCCCGCAGGGACAAGGAG GCTGAGCTTCGGGACACCCAGTCAGAGCTGGAGCGGAAACTCAGGTTGAATGAAAACGCCATCGCCAGGCTCCAAGCCAATCACAAATCCGTTTTG CTGTCCGTGTCAGAGGTGAAGGTGGTGGCCGAGGAGCAGTTTGGGGAGCTGCTTGCTGCCATGAGGAAGGCCCAGGCCGATGTGATGCTCTTCTTGGAGGAGAAGGAGCAAGCCGCCCTGAGCCAGGCCAATAGCATCAAGACGCACCTGGAGCATAGGAGCGCACAGATGGAGAAGAGCAAGCATGAGCTGGAGAGGATTGCTGCCCTCAGCAACACCGTCCTGTTCctggag GAGTACTGCAAGTTTAAGAACACTGAGGACAGTGCCTTCCCTAGTGTTTACATCGGACTCAAGGACAAGCTCTCGGGCATCCGCAGGGTCATCACAGACTCCACGGTGCACTTAATCCAGTTGCTGCAGAACTACAAGGAGAAGCTCCAGGATTTCTCCAAGGAAG AGGAGTATGATATCAGCACTCAAGTGTCTACTGTTGTCGAGCGCAAGTATTGGACCTCAAAACCTGAGCCCAGCACCAGGCAACAGTTCCTCCAAT ATGCATGTGACATCTCCTTTGACCCGGACACAGCTCACAGGTATCTCCGGCTACAGGAGGACAATCGCAGGGTCACCAACACCACGCCCTGGGAGCATCCCTACCCGGACCTCCCCAGCAGGTTTGTGCACTGGCGGCAGGTACTGTCCCAGCAGAGCCTCTACCTGCACAGGTACTATTTCGAGGTGGAGATCTCCGGGGCGGGCACCTACGTGGGCCTGACCTGCAAAGGCATCGACCGGAAAGGGGAGGAGCGCAACGGTTGCATTTCTGGAAACAACTTCTCCTGGAGCCTCCACTGGAACGGGAAGGAGTTCACAGCCTGGCACAGCGACACGGAAACCCTGCTCAAAGCCAGCCCTTTCCGGAGGCTGGGGATCTACGTGGACTTTCTGGGGGGGATCCTCTCCTTCTACGGGGTAGAGCCCGAGGCCATGACTCTGATTCACAAGTTTGAGTGCAAGTTTTCAGAGCCGGTCTACCCTGCCTTCTGGCTTTCCAAGAAGGAAAATGCCATCCGGATCATGGATCTGGGAGAGGAGCCTGAGAAGCCAATGGCAGCTTCTGCCGAGGCTGCTCCCTAG